ATTTATCGCGTATCTCCAAGGTTTTTTAGCTCCAATAAGTTGCATTATTTCAGATTGGTCATTTAGAATAATTATCATACCCTCCCAATCATCTGTAAAACTACTAGATCCGCAAACTGGACATACCGCATCTTCTTGCAATGTTAGCGCCTTACAGTTTTTACATGCCTTAAACACAGATTTAGCCATAATATATCACTTCTTTAATTTACCTAAAGTAGGTTGTCTCATAGTTAATCCTACTCTTGGAAGCCTATTTGATGATGAAACCGACGAAATAGTAACTATTCTAGCTCTTACTATATCTCCTTTTTGTAACACTTTCTTAGATTTTTCTCCTACTAGTATTCCTCTTACAGAATCAAATTTAAAATTATCATCTGATATTTGAGAAATATGAACTAATCCATCCATAGGACCCAAACTTACATATACACCATAATTATCTACTTGCACTATTGGGCCTTCAACTAACTCTTGAACAGTGGGTACATATGATAATAATTCAAATTCTACCTCATGATATGTTGCTCCATCTCCAAATGTTATCATACCTTCTTCGCTAACTTTTGCATTTAATACGCCCAACACTAAACCTAAGTCTTTAAATAAACGCTCTTGATACTCACTTTTAAGTATTTGCAATGCTATACTATCTAAATCATTACCAAAATCCTCTGGAGGAATTCTAACTACTCCTTTAGCTTTAATAATTTTAAACATGGATAATCAACTTAAATAGGAAAGTTTGATTTTATAATTTTACCTTTTCTAGTCAAAAATATTATTCCTATTCCTTTATTTATTGCGCGCATTTTTAATTCCTTATCGTTTGTAAAGAGGATTAATCTTTCTTTTTCTGCTATATTTAATAAAATATCGTCAGTAGAACCTATATCATCTTTAATCGGAACAAGAATCCACATATCTTTATATTTATCTAGATAAGCTTTAGCTAATCTTATCTTAGATTGAAAAGATATACTGTTACAATATCTCTTCTCAAGAATTTTAAGCTCATTAAAAACAGATTCATGAATTAAAAATAAAGGTTTGTAATCTAGGCTATCTATTACTATCCAAAAAGGATCTATTTTATGATCAATATAAAGTAAAATATTAGTGTCTACAAGAACTTTTAGAGTTTTACTTGGCCCCATCCTACTAGTCTCCATCTTCCTCCTATCTGCCTACTTATTACTAATCTAGCATTATCTTGCCATACAGCTACCGGTTTTCTTAATTCTAACTCAGCTTCATCAGATTTTGCTGATGTTACGACACCTAATACAGTAGCAGAGCCTATATTTATCATTAAATTTTCCTTAGTTCTGATCGGATCTACTTTTATCAATTCCTTACTACCTACTACCCTATCCAATAGATTATACTTAACCCTTATATGCGTTAAAACTGGAATGTCCATTTTTGCATCTGCTACTACACTACCTATTAAGCTATCAGCTTTAGTAACAGAAGGATCTAAGTAAGTGCCTACTGCAACTAACCCTCCTGGTCTAGCATATTCTACTTCTAGATCACCAAATCTTAATGATGAAATATTTGTATAAAGTGGCTCATACTTAACTTTTCCTTTTTCTTCAATTCTTAAGCCAGGCAAAATTTTTATCTCCTGACCTACCTTAAATTCTCCTTGTAATATACTTCCTCCTAAAACTCCTCCAGCTAAATCATCAACTGTAGTACCAGGTTTATTTACGTCAAAACTTCTTATTACTAGCATAATAGGATTTTTAGTTGGGTCTCTCTGTGGAGTAGGAATTTTTTCTTGAATAGCTTCTATTAGTGCATCTACATTAATTTTATGAAGTGCACTAACTGGAATAACTGGAGATCCTTCTGCCCATGTACCTTTTATAAAATCTTGAATTTCTTTGTATTGTTTTAATGCATCCTCTTTACTAATTACATCTATTTTATTCTGTACAATAATAAGATTTTTAATACCTACAATACCTAAAGCTACAAAATGTTCTCTAGTTTGTGGTTGTGGGAAGTGCTCATTAGCTGCAACTACAAGAATTGCTCCATCCAATAATGCAGTTCCTGATAACATAGTAGCCATTAATATTTCGTGGCCAGGTGCATCTAGGAAAGATACCCTACGCAAGAATTCTGGTTCCTCATCGCTTCCACAACTTTTGCACGATTCTTCGTTTACGTACCCATCTGGTTTTTTACAAGATTTGCATAATCCAAAGCTAGCTTCTGCATAGCCTAATTTTATTGTCATACCTCTTTTTAGCTCTTCAGAATGTTTCGATGTCCAAACTCCAGTTAGAGCTTGAACTAGCGTAGTCTTACCATGATCTACATGACCAACTACACCTATATTTACTTCTGGTTGAGTTTTAGGCCAAGCCAAAAAATCACCTTAAAATGACTGTATTAACTTGAACTATCTCATTACTTAAGGAATCTCCTCTTACCATTTTTCTCTTTCTTTCTCCTTCTTCTTCTGGATGATAGCCTGGAGGCCCAGAAAGTAAAACTCTTCTCTTTGCTAGGCCAGAAATATCTGCTCTCATAGGAAATCCTGTATTATCCGAACCTCCAGTAATCTTAAGTTTAAACGTTACACCACTAATATTTAAGCTAATTGTGTCTCCAATCTTCACTCCGAACAGGTTTATTTTTGATTGATCTACTGCTATTTGGAAAGATTTTGTACGATATGCTATAGCTTCAAAATCTTCCGCGCCAAATTTTTCTGATATTCCTTTGCCTATATGAACTTCATTTTCTGGAATAGAATCATCTACTTGAATAAGGAATGATACTTTAATTTTATTCTTTTTATCTCCTTCTTGCTTTTCTATTTGTAATGTTATTAAGTTATCTAATCCTAATGACTCCTTTAGTTTGGAGTTGAGCTTTGCTATTGGTAAAGCTTTTTTATCTTTTTCACCTTCCATAGATTGTATTCCATCAACTGCCTTTACGTGCACTTTTTGTTGTTTAGGTTTTTTTGTCTCAGGATCTGAAATAACAATTTTAAAGTCTGGCAATTAAATCACCTTTTCACTTAGCTATTTTGACACAAGTATATAAACTCGTAGTTTTAGAGATATTAAAATGATTGGTGTAATTCTAGTTCTACATGGTAGTAGAATAGATGAATGGAAAAATGTAGCAATACAATACAAGAAATTACTGGAAAATTACTTCCCACTAGTAGAATATGGATTTTTAGAATTCAATAAACCAGAGCTTAAGGAAGCACTTCAAATGCTTGTAGATAAAGGAGCTACTGAAATAATAGCAGTACCATTACTTTTTGCAACTGGAGTTCATTTTTATAAAGATATTCCAAGATTACTAGGTATAAACGAGGAAGGATTTGCAGAAGTAAAAGGGAATAAAATAAAAGTATTGATAGCACAGCCAATAGGAATAGATAAAAGAGTAGCTGAGGTATTAAAAGAAAGGGTAGAAGAAGTAATTGAGAGCAATAGGTTACTTTGATGGATTATGTGAACCTAAAAATCCAGGAGGAATATCTACTTATGGATATGTAATAAATGTAGAAAACAGAAAGATAAGTGGATTTGGATTAGCAGAAAAACCTTGGTCTCCTAATGCTACTAATAATGTAGCCGAATATATGGGTGTTTTCTGTTTAATAGATATGTTATTAAAACTAAACATAAGAGAAGCCACAATATATGGAGATAGTCAACTGGTAATAAAGCAATTGAATGGAGAATATAAAATTAAATCTCCTAGACTTATTCCCATTTTCAACAATATAATGAAATTAAAGAACGAATTTTACATTTTGGAATTTAAATGGATACCTAGAGAAATGAATAAAGAAGCAGACAAGCTAACTAGAATAGCTTACAATTTAGTATTAAAAGGAAAAATTAAAGAAGTAGGTTGCTCTATTTATGAGGATGCAGATACTAATAATTCGGCCTTAGATGGATCGTAAACCCATGTTGCTGGAAGCTTACCAGTCTCCCTATAGTAATAACTTAGTCTTCTTATTTTGGATTCAATTTCTTCTAAAGATTTCTTTGACACTTTATCTTTTGGGTATTCTGTTAAATGTCTTCTTACATTTACTGCTTTTCTTAATAAGTTAAACAAATCTTCCGGCAATTCTGGTGCTAAGTTTTTCTCTTCTAATATCTTTGTCATCTTTTTACCAGTGACTTGTTTTACTAAAGGTATTCCATATTGGTCTCTTAATATTACTCCTATCATGCTAGGCTGATATCCTCTTTTAGCTAATTCTTCTACTAGCATCTCTACTTCTTCTCTAGTAAATCTAACCCATTTAGGGGATCCTGTCCTAACTGGTCTGGTAGAGTCAGATTTGCCTCTTGATCTTTTTTTGTTCATATAATATTCACCTTAATACACTATTATTAAAACTTAGTTACTTTTTAAGTTCTTCCCTCACCATCTTTGTTCCTTTTACCATATTTACTAACTTCTGAAAAGCTATATTTCTAGGTAAAAGCTTTAATCCACAATCTGGGTTAATCCAAATTTTTTCTGCTGGGAAATATTTTAGTGAAGCCTTAATATCTTTTGCTACTTCTTCTGCAGATTCTATTCTTCTATTATGAACGTCTATAACTCCTAAGCCTAATTCTTTTTCATAGCCATATTTTTTAAATAATTCTAATTGTTTATAGTTATAAATTTTCAATGCAAAGTTTATTTGATCTACCTTAAAATCATTTAGATATGGTGCTACAATTCTATAGTCTCCATAACATATGTGAATAACTAATTTTGCATTTATGCCTTTTACAGACTCATTTACTGCATCTACTGCCCATTCTATATCTTTCTTATTAGAATGTATAGCAGGTTCATCTACTTGAATGATTTTAGCTCCTGCATCTACTAAGTTATGAATCTCTTGGTTAATTATTTTAGCTAGATCAAAAGTTAAATCTCTCATATTTTTATAATGCTCATTATAAGACCAGTAAGCTATAGTATAAGGACCAGTAATAGTAATCTTTACATTTGATGTATAGGATATTGATTTGGTATAATTAAACTCGTCTACTAGTAATGGAGATGTATACTCAACTTTGCTCACAACAGAAGGTTTTCTATAATATGCAGTACCCCAGACTCTTACTGGACCATAGAATTTGAAACCTTTTAGTCTTTCAGCAAAATATTCTACCATCTCGTCTCTTTTAACTTCACCGTCTGTTGGAACATCAATTCCAGCTAAATAATGATCATGAAGTACTGCTAGAGCAGCATCATTAAAAGATTCTGCAAGTTCTTCATCTGATACTTTACCAGACTTATGTAACCTTATAGCTTCTCTTAACCATTTAGGCCTAGGATAACTACCTATTACGGTAGTAGGTAATATTGGTAATTCATCCATTATTTTTCACCTCAACTTTTCTGAGTAAATATAATTTTCTTTTGGCTATTATTTCTGGAATAAAATCCATCATACTTGCATTGCCTATAATTATATCTTTAGCTTTTCCTTTTTCTGTAGATGCACGCATCACTCTACGTATAAAACTTACTCTTTCTAGTTTAGTATTTCTAGTATTTAGTACACCTAAAAATATATTTTTATCTTTAAAATACTTATATACTATACCAAGTTTGTTTTTATTTTCTACAATATCTATACCATAATATGTTACTGGTAAGTTGAAGAAATATTCAAGTCTTGATGAATTTAAATTAAAATATGTCAAAAGCAATGTAGTATTACTTACTCCTGATAACATCTCTGTATATATAGATGGGAGTTGTTTCAATAGTTCTGATTTTATGCCTGGCATAAAGATAGAAGGTTCATGAATTTCTATTATATCTGCTATATTACTTATTTTTTTAATTGTTTCATTGGAAATTTTGGCATACACATGCAATAATTCGTCTTCTTTGTAGTATGAGTTATCTGAAAGCATAAGATAAGTTAATGGACCTAATATTGTAGCAGATAACTTTGATTTTAATTCCATTTTTTTCATTAATTCTTTATCTTTATCTAATATTTGTTGATATTTTTCCGGACTAGAAGATAATTCCTTTTTTATAACAGGTTTTCTATAATAAAAATTGTTATCGAAGAATCTCATTAGTTCTCCTTTTTCTGCTCCACTAACATAAGAAAATGTAACATCTACAATATCATCCCATCTGAATAATCCATCTGTAGTAGTAAGAGG
This genomic window from Acidianus manzaensis contains:
- the spt4 gene encoding transcription elongation factor subunit Spt4 is translated as MMAKSVFKACKNCKALTLQEDAVCPVCGSSSFTDDWEGMIIILNDQSEIMQLIGAKKPWRYAINIK
- a CDS encoding DNA-directed RNA polymerase — translated: MFKIIKAKGVVRIPPEDFGNDLDSIALQILKSEYQERLFKDLGLVLGVLNAKVSEEGMITFGDGATYHEVEFELLSYVPTVQELVEGPIVQVDNYGVYVSLGPMDGLVHISQISDDNFKFDSVRGILVGEKSKKVLQKGDIVRARIVTISSVSSSNRLPRVGLTMRQPTLGKLKK
- a CDS encoding PIN domain-containing protein, which gives rise to MGPSKTLKVLVDTNILLYIDHKIDPFWIVIDSLDYKPLFLIHESVFNELKILEKRYCNSISFQSKIRLAKAYLDKYKDMWILVPIKDDIGSTDDILLNIAEKERLILFTNDKELKMRAINKGIGIIFLTRKGKIIKSNFPI
- a CDS encoding translation initiation factor IF-2 subunit gamma, which translates into the protein MAWPKTQPEVNIGVVGHVDHGKTTLVQALTGVWTSKHSEELKRGMTIKLGYAEASFGLCKSCKKPDGYVNEESCKSCGSDEEPEFLRRVSFLDAPGHEILMATMLSGTALLDGAILVVAANEHFPQPQTREHFVALGIVGIKNLIIVQNKIDVISKEDALKQYKEIQDFIKGTWAEGSPVIPVSALHKINVDALIEAIQEKIPTPQRDPTKNPIMLVIRSFDVNKPGTTVDDLAGGVLGGSILQGEFKVGQEIKILPGLRIEEKGKVKYEPLYTNISSLRFGDLEVEYARPGGLVAVGTYLDPSVTKADSLIGSVVADAKMDIPVLTHIRVKYNLLDRVVGSKELIKVDPIRTKENLMINIGSATVLGVVTSAKSDEAELELRKPVAVWQDNARLVISRQIGGRWRLVGWGQVKL
- a CDS encoding 30S ribosomal protein S6e, coding for MPDFKIVISDPETKKPKQQKVHVKAVDGIQSMEGEKDKKALPIAKLNSKLKESLGLDNLITLQIEKQEGDKKNKIKVSFLIQVDDSIPENEVHIGKGISEKFGAEDFEAIAYRTKSFQIAVDQSKINLFGVKIGDTISLNISGVTFKLKITGGSDNTGFPMRADISGLAKRRVLLSGPPGYHPEEEGERKRKMVRGDSLSNEIVQVNTVILR
- a CDS encoding CbiX/SirB N-terminal domain-containing protein — encoded protein: MIGVILVLHGSRIDEWKNVAIQYKKLLENYFPLVEYGFLEFNKPELKEALQMLVDKGATEIIAVPLLFATGVHFYKDIPRLLGINEEGFAEVKGNKIKVLIAQPIGIDKRVAEVLKERVEEVIESNRLL
- the rnhA gene encoding ribonuclease HI — translated: MRAIGYFDGLCEPKNPGGISTYGYVINVENRKISGFGLAEKPWSPNATNNVAEYMGVFCLIDMLLKLNIREATIYGDSQLVIKQLNGEYKIKSPRLIPIFNNIMKLKNEFYILEFKWIPREMNKEADKLTRIAYNLVLKGKIKEVGCSIYEDADTNNSALDGS
- a CDS encoding 30S ribosomal protein S15 produces the protein MNKKRSRGKSDSTRPVRTGSPKWVRFTREEVEMLVEELAKRGYQPSMIGVILRDQYGIPLVKQVTGKKMTKILEEKNLAPELPEDLFNLLRKAVNVRRHLTEYPKDKVSKKSLEEIESKIRRLSYYYRETGKLPATWVYDPSKAELLVSASS
- a CDS encoding methionine synthase codes for the protein MMDELPILPTTVIGSYPRPKWLREAIRLHKSGKVSDEELAESFNDAALAVLHDHYLAGIDVPTDGEVKRDEMVEYFAERLKGFKFYGPVRVWGTAYYRKPSVVSKVEYTSPLLVDEFNYTKSISYTSNVKITITGPYTIAYWSYNEHYKNMRDLTFDLAKIINQEIHNLVDAGAKIIQVDEPAIHSNKKDIEWAVDAVNESVKGINAKLVIHICYGDYRIVAPYLNDFKVDQINFALKIYNYKQLELFKKYGYEKELGLGVIDVHNRRIESAEEVAKDIKASLKYFPAEKIWINPDCGLKLLPRNIAFQKLVNMVKGTKMVREELKK